From Vicinamibacterales bacterium:
CGTGTGATGGTGCGCGTCAGCGAGATGGAGGACTCGGTCGAACTCGTTCGCGCGGCGCTGGGGCGTTGCCGCGGCGGCGCACTCGGACCGCGCATCGAAGCCTGCGTCGCGTCCCACGGCGAGGCGCTCGGCTGGGCGGAAGGCTGGCGCGGTCAGATCCTCGACTGGATCCGGCTGCGCGACGGCGTCATCGACCGGGCCGTGATCCGCGACCCGTCGTTCTGCAACTGGCCGCTGTTCGGCGAGATGGGGCCAGGCAACATCGTCCCCGACTTCCCGCTCTGCAACAAGTCGCTCAACCTGAGCTACTCGGGCACCGACCTGTAGGGCCGCGACACCCACCACCAAGCCACCGAGGACACCCAGGCTTCAGTCTCTGCGCGTTTGTGGCTCCGTGGCCGTCCGTCGCGGCCGCGGTTGGATCTCGTGGTGTTCTTGGAGTCCTCGGGCACCTCCTACTTTGCGGCCGGGAACTCGCTCCATCTGGGCGGCGTGACACCGAGCAGGTGCGTTACGAAGAAATCGTTTCGCTTGTGATCGCCGTACGGGCCGCCCGACGTGTGGCCGGCGCCCGGGATCACGAGCAGGTCGAAATCCTTGTTGTGCTTGATGAGCTGGTTGACCACCTGCATCGTGGATGAGGGGTCCACGTTCGTGTCCATCTCGCCGACCACGAGCATCAACGCGCCCTGCAGGCGAGACGCGTGGTCGACATTGGATGACGCCGCGTACTCGGGACCGACCGGCCAGCCCATCCACTGCTCGTTCCACCAGATTTTGTCCATCCGGTTGTCGTGGCACCCGGCGGCCGAGAACGCCGCCTTGTAGAACTCGGGATGGAACAGCAGTCCCCCGAGCGCGCTCTGCCCTCCCGCCGACGTGCCGTAGATCCCCACGCGCGAGATGTCATAGGACGGGTACTTCGCGGCGACCGCCTTGTGCCAGAGGATGCGGTCCTCGAACCCGGCGTCCTTCAGGTTCTTCCAGGCGACATCGTGGAACGCCTTCGATCGATTGGACGTTCCCATCCCGTCGATCTGCACCACGATGAAACCCAGTTCGGCCAGGGCCTGCATCGCGCTGAAGGCGGCAAACGACTTCGGCACGAACGAACTGTGAGGACCGGCGTAGATATTCTCGATGACCGGGTACTTGCGGGCCGGGTCGAATGTCGTTGGACGGTAGATGACGCCCCAGATGTCCGTCTTGCCGTCGCGGCCCGTGGCCGTGAAGACCTCCGGGGGCTTCCAGCCTGCCTTCTCGAGACCGGTGATGTCCCCGCGGTCGAGCACCGCGACGAGCGAGGCATCGGCCGCGCGCCTCAACTCCGACGCCGGCGGCAGGTCCACGCGCGAGAACGTGTCCGCGAAGTACTTCATGTCCGACGAGAAGGCCACGACGTGGTTCGCCTCCGATCCGGTGAGGCGCACGAGTCCCGTCCCGTCGAAGTTGATCCGGTAGTAGTTGACGAAATAGGGATCCTGGCCCGGATACATGCCGCTCGCACTGAACCAGATCTGCCGCTTCTCCTCCTCCACCTTCGACACACCGCGCACCACCCATGGCCCCTTCGTGATCTGGTGTTTCACGCGGCCGGTCGCGCCATCGTACAGGTAGAGATGGTTCCAGCCGTCGCGCTCGGACATCCAGACCACTTCGCGACCATCGGCCACGTCGAAGCGGTACTTCTTGCTCGAGTAGGTGAAGAACGTCTGGCACTCCTCGCTCACGACCGCCCGCGCCCTGCCGCTCGTGGCGTTGACCTCGATGACGCGGTAGACCTGATGCCCGCGCTGGTTGTACTCGAACGTGACGGCCGACCCGTCCTTCCGCCACTCGGCGCGGGTCAGGTCGTATGGATTCGGGAAGAGGGAGCGATCCACATCGATCTGCTTGTTGGCGGCGATGTCGAAGAGCACCGGATGGTCGAGGTCGAGCACGTCACCCGGCTTCGCATAGAATCGCGACGACGATTTCGGCTGCGACTGATCCTCCGGCGACGACTCGACGTAGTGCACCATCCGCCGGAACCCGGGCGTGACACGATACGCGGCCAGGCGCGTCGAGTCGGGCGACCAGACGATTGAATCGAGCGTGTAGCAGTTGCCCTCGGCCCCGTCGCTGCTGAGCAGTTTGACGTCGGCCCGCGCGCCGACCGGCCGAATCGCAACGTTGAAGTTGCGCACGATGGCCTCCCACTTCTTGTCGGGAGAGACCTTCGGCTTGTCGTCCGCCTGAGGCGCGCCGCATGGCGGCAGCGGCTGCCGTCGTTCGAACTGGCCGACGGCGTCGGCCCCCTTGCAGGAGTAGTCCTCCAGGCTGCACTTCCACGCAGTGCCCTCCACGCGCGCCTCGAGGCTCTTCTCGTCGTCCGCGAAGGTGAAGGTCGAGAACGGCAGGGTCACCGCGGAGTACTTGCGGGTGGCGGCCGCCGACAACGACGCGGCCAGTTTCTCGTGGTCGAAGGCGGGCCGTCTCTGCTGCGTGTCGGCGTCCACCAGCACGAACTGGTGGCCGCCCTTCACCGTTCGGCGGTACCAGAACCGGTTCGTCTTGCCAACCCAGGTCGCTGGCTCGGGAACGTCGAGCGCCTGGCTCTGGTATTTCTCGCGCAGCTCGCCTGCGCGACGATACTCAGCCAGCGTGCCCTGCGCGGCCGCGAACGCGGCCCATCCAACGACGAAACAGAGAACGACGACCGCTCCAACCACGTGCCGGCCACGCATGGTCAACCTCCTCGACGACTGGTTGTTCGAGCTGAACTCGAAGGGGGGCGCAGCAGCATTCTGCCACAAGCGGGAGGAAAGCCCGAGGGGCACCGCGTCCGATGAGGGACACCGCGTCCGATGAGGGGCACGGGCGTCCCGCCCGTGCCCCTGCTCCGCCCCGCAGAAGTTGCGACATCCGATCTGCGCCCGTGTGCGATACTGGTCGAGCCGCAGGATGACGACCATCGCACTCGATCTGCTCGTGTTCGGGCCGCACGCCGACGACCTCGAGATCGGCCTCGGCGGAACCATCGCGCGCCACACGGCTGCGGGCTGGCACGTGGGACTGTGTGATCTGACCCGCGGCGAGATGGGCAGCAACGGTACGCCGGAAGAACGTCTGGCCGAAGCCGAAGCGGCTCGCGCGGTCCTCGGCGCCGACTGGCGAGTCAACCTCGGGTGGCCCGACCGCGGGATCACAGGCACAGCGGACCAGGTGGGCGACATCGTCGCCCTCGTTCGGCGGTGGCGTCCGCGAGCGATTGCCATCCCGTTCTGGCAGGACCGTCATCCGGATCACGGCGCCGCGAGCCGCGTGCTGACCGAGGCGATCTTCAACGCGCGCCTGCGCCGCTACCCGGCCGAGGGCGATCCCTGGGCACCCGACTGGGTCTGTTACTACTTCATCAACGACAGCGGCCCGATCTCGTTTGCGATCGACGTCTCGGCTCAGTACGGGTCGAAGCGCACGGCGCTCGCGTGCTACCGCAGCCAGTTCCGGCCCGACGCGGACGGGGCCGTCGCCACGCGGCTGAACACGCCCACGTTCTCGCAGTTGATCGAGAGCCGCGACGCCCAGTTCGGGGCGCTGGCGGGCGTCGCCTTCGCTGAGGGCCTGGTCGTGAAAGAACCGGTCCTGCGCCCGCACCTGTTCAAGAACTGGGCACTGGAGCGACCGTGAAGATTGCGATGATCTGTTACGCGTCAGTGGGCGGCAGCGGCATCGTCGCCACCGAACTGGCGAAGTGCCTCGCGAAGCGCGGCCACGAGATCCACGTGGTGAGCCGCGAGCAGCCGTTCCGTCTCGGCGACGACCAGCCGGGTGTCATCTTCCACCGCGTCGTGACGCCGTCCTATCCGCTGTTCCGCGAGCCGCAGTACGTGCTCTCGCTCTCGACGAAGATCGTGGAACTGTCGCGCGCCGTCGACCTCGACATCATCCACGCACACTACGCGATTCCGCACGCGGCCGCCGCGTTTCTCGCGCGCCAGGTGCTCGCGGGAACGGGCGACGGACACGCGCCGCGCGTCGTCACCACGCTCCACGGCACCGATATCACGCTCGTCGGCAGCGATCCCTCGTATGCGGAGACGATCGGTTTCTGCATCGACCGATCGGATGGCGTCACCGCCGTGTCGGAGAGTCTGAAGGCCGACACGTATCGCGGCCTGCCGGTGAAGACCGACATCCGCGTCATCCCGAACTTCCTCGACTGCTCGATCCACCGCAGGGTCGATGATCCGGACGTTCGCAAACGAATCGGCGCTCCCGACCACGCCATCATCATGCACGTGTCGAACTTCAGGCCGGTCAAGCGCATCGCTGCCGTAGTCGAGGTCTTCGCGCGGATCCGCCGGTCGGTACCGGCCACGCTCGTGCTCGTCGGCGACGGTCCCGACCTGCCGCACGGCCTCGCGCTCGCACGGGAACTCGGCGTCGCGCAGGATGTGCGGGCAGTTGGAGAGCAGGGCGACGTGCGCGGCTATCTGTCTGCCGCGGATCTGTTCCTGCTGCCGTCCGCCACCGAGAGTTTCGGCCTCGCCGCGCTCGAGGCGATGGCGTGCGACGTGCCGGTCATCGCGTCACGCGTGGGCGGTCTGCCGGAGGTCATCGAGGACGGCGTGAGCGGCTACCTGCGGGATCCGGATGACCTCGACGGGATGGCGTCCTGTGCCGTCGTATTGCTGACAGATCGGAAGGTGCACGACCGAATCGGCCTGGCCGGCCGGAAGGTCGTCCGCGATCGGTACTGCTCGGACCGAATCGTTCCTCACTATGAGG
This genomic window contains:
- a CDS encoding prolyl oligopeptidase family serine peptidase, which codes for MRGRHVVGAVVVLCFVVGWAAFAAAQGTLAEYRRAGELREKYQSQALDVPEPATWVGKTNRFWYRRTVKGGHQFVLVDADTQQRRPAFDHEKLAASLSAAATRKYSAVTLPFSTFTFADDEKSLEARVEGTAWKCSLEDYSCKGADAVGQFERRQPLPPCGAPQADDKPKVSPDKKWEAIVRNFNVAIRPVGARADVKLLSSDGAEGNCYTLDSIVWSPDSTRLAAYRVTPGFRRMVHYVESSPEDQSQPKSSSRFYAKPGDVLDLDHPVLFDIAANKQIDVDRSLFPNPYDLTRAEWRKDGSAVTFEYNQRGHQVYRVIEVNATSGRARAVVSEECQTFFTYSSKKYRFDVADGREVVWMSERDGWNHLYLYDGATGRVKHQITKGPWVVRGVSKVEEEKRQIWFSASGMYPGQDPYFVNYYRINFDGTGLVRLTGSEANHVVAFSSDMKYFADTFSRVDLPPASELRRAADASLVAVLDRGDITGLEKAGWKPPEVFTATGRDGKTDIWGVIYRPTTFDPARKYPVIENIYAGPHSSFVPKSFAAFSAMQALAELGFIVVQIDGMGTSNRSKAFHDVAWKNLKDAGFEDRILWHKAVAAKYPSYDISRVGIYGTSAGGQSALGGLLFHPEFYKAAFSAAGCHDNRMDKIWWNEQWMGWPVGPEYAASSNVDHASRLQGALMLVVGEMDTNVDPSSTMQVVNQLIKHNKDFDLLVIPGAGHTSGGPYGDHKRNDFFVTHLLGVTPPRWSEFPAAK
- the bshA gene encoding N-acetyl-alpha-D-glucosaminyl L-malate synthase BshA, with the protein product MKIAMICYASVGGSGIVATELAKCLAKRGHEIHVVSREQPFRLGDDQPGVIFHRVVTPSYPLFREPQYVLSLSTKIVELSRAVDLDIIHAHYAIPHAAAAFLARQVLAGTGDGHAPRVVTTLHGTDITLVGSDPSYAETIGFCIDRSDGVTAVSESLKADTYRGLPVKTDIRVIPNFLDCSIHRRVDDPDVRKRIGAPDHAIIMHVSNFRPVKRIAAVVEVFARIRRSVPATLVLVGDGPDLPHGLALARELGVAQDVRAVGEQGDVRGYLSAADLFLLPSATESFGLAALEAMACDVPVIASRVGGLPEVIEDGVSGYLRDPDDLDGMASCAVVLLTDRKVHDRIGLAGRKVVRDRYCSDRIVPHYEAFYREILAAPPRA
- the bshB1 gene encoding bacillithiol biosynthesis deacetylase BshB1 yields the protein MTTIALDLLVFGPHADDLEIGLGGTIARHTAAGWHVGLCDLTRGEMGSNGTPEERLAEAEAARAVLGADWRVNLGWPDRGITGTADQVGDIVALVRRWRPRAIAIPFWQDRHPDHGAASRVLTEAIFNARLRRYPAEGDPWAPDWVCYYFINDSGPISFAIDVSAQYGSKRTALACYRSQFRPDADGAVATRLNTPTFSQLIESRDAQFGALAGVAFAEGLVVKEPVLRPHLFKNWALERP